One region of Clavibacter michiganensis subsp. tessellarius genomic DNA includes:
- a CDS encoding VanZ family protein: MLLRHPVLGTATALYLGLVAWITLSPEPYDRRIDGFLFRALRALHRHDGTSWITYSSVEGAANVAMFLPVGMFLVLLLGRSRWWLAIALGVGLSALIETAQAFLPTRVSDVRDIVHNGLGALIGVVVVLILTARSENARRRALRQRARPAATGPQRLVGTRR; encoded by the coding sequence ATGCTCCTCCGCCACCCCGTCCTCGGAACCGCGACGGCCCTGTACCTCGGGCTCGTCGCGTGGATCACGCTGTCGCCGGAGCCCTACGACCGCCGCATCGACGGCTTCCTCTTCCGCGCGCTGCGGGCGCTGCACCGGCACGACGGCACCTCGTGGATCACGTACTCCTCCGTGGAGGGCGCCGCGAACGTCGCGATGTTCCTGCCGGTAGGCATGTTCCTCGTGCTCCTGCTCGGCCGATCCCGCTGGTGGCTCGCGATCGCGCTCGGGGTCGGCCTCTCCGCCCTCATCGAGACCGCGCAGGCGTTCCTCCCGACGCGCGTCTCCGACGTGCGCGACATCGTCCACAACGGCCTCGGCGCCCTCATCGGCGTGGTGGTGGTCCTGATCCTCACGGCTCGCTCCGAGAACGCCCGGCGCCGGGCCCTCCGCCAGCGCGCGCGACCGGCCGCGACGGGCCCGCAGCGCCTGGTCGGGACGCGCCGCTGA
- a CDS encoding M50 family metallopeptidase, which translates to MDPVKILRDLVARATAVEAPLEAGPALVAVALAVVLVLVPAAWRITRHAVTIVHEGGHGLAATLSGRRLAGIRLHSDTSGLTVSVGRPRGPGMVVTLLAGYPAPALAGLGAAWLAGQGRSAAVLWLWLVLLALVVIQVRNWFGLWSCLVAGVVVGVIAGVAPIVVQGVAAHALALFLLLGALRATLELQRARSRRGGDASDADQLGRLTHLPGILWVGVLVVVAAACLVGGALLLGIPTLLGA; encoded by the coding sequence ATGGACCCCGTCAAGATCCTGCGCGACCTCGTCGCGCGCGCGACCGCCGTCGAGGCGCCGCTCGAGGCGGGACCCGCCCTCGTCGCCGTCGCGCTCGCCGTGGTGCTCGTCCTGGTGCCGGCCGCGTGGCGGATCACCCGCCATGCCGTGACGATCGTGCACGAGGGCGGCCACGGGCTCGCGGCGACGCTGAGCGGACGGCGGCTCGCCGGGATCCGCCTGCATTCCGACACCTCGGGCCTCACCGTGAGCGTCGGCCGGCCGCGCGGGCCGGGCATGGTCGTGACGCTGCTCGCCGGCTACCCCGCGCCCGCGCTCGCGGGCCTCGGCGCGGCCTGGCTCGCCGGGCAGGGCCGGTCCGCCGCCGTCCTCTGGCTGTGGCTCGTGCTGCTGGCGCTCGTGGTGATCCAGGTGCGCAACTGGTTCGGGCTGTGGTCGTGCCTCGTGGCGGGAGTGGTGGTCGGCGTGATCGCGGGCGTGGCGCCGATCGTCGTGCAGGGCGTCGCGGCCCACGCGCTCGCGCTGTTCCTGCTGCTCGGCGCCCTGCGCGCGACGCTCGAGCTGCAGCGCGCCCGGTCGCGGCGGGGCGGCGACGCCTCCGACGCCGACCAGCTCGGGCGGCTGACGCACCTGCCGGGGATCCTCTGGGTCGGCGTGCTCGTCGTCGTCGCGGCCGCCTGCCTCGTGGGCGGCGCGCTGCTGCTGGGGATCCCGACGCTCCTCGGCGCCTGA
- a CDS encoding HNH endonuclease family protein yields MLVTLAALVIVVVAGLAQWHGDPAPAPAGGDVASETGPGEEPGAPGSARLALEGLEVRTEERVEGYDRESFAWRTDVDRNGCDTRNDVLRRDLADTAIRDGTRGCVVQSGVLTDPYSGERVEFDRSRDPEAVQIDHVVSLSDAWSSGAWRWDAEYRAAFANDPLELVAASAAENSAKSDATADEWLPEHPDDVCALVVRQVSIKVRTELSVTRAEHDAMARVLDDCGDLPLLSSDDVPWPAPAR; encoded by the coding sequence GTGCTCGTGACGCTGGCGGCGCTCGTGATCGTGGTCGTCGCGGGGCTCGCGCAGTGGCACGGGGATCCGGCGCCGGCGCCCGCCGGCGGCGATGTCGCATCCGAGACCGGGCCCGGCGAGGAGCCGGGCGCACCCGGATCCGCGCGGCTCGCGCTCGAGGGCCTCGAGGTGCGCACCGAGGAGCGGGTCGAGGGCTACGACCGCGAGTCGTTCGCCTGGCGCACGGACGTCGACCGCAACGGCTGCGACACCCGCAACGACGTGCTGCGCCGCGACCTCGCCGACACCGCGATCCGCGACGGGACGCGCGGCTGCGTCGTGCAGTCCGGCGTGCTGACGGATCCGTACTCGGGCGAGCGCGTCGAGTTCGACCGGTCGCGGGATCCCGAGGCCGTGCAGATCGACCACGTCGTCTCGCTGTCGGACGCGTGGTCGTCCGGCGCCTGGCGCTGGGACGCCGAGTACCGCGCGGCGTTCGCGAACGACCCGCTGGAGCTCGTGGCCGCGTCCGCCGCGGAGAACTCGGCCAAGTCGGACGCGACGGCGGACGAGTGGCTGCCCGAGCACCCGGACGACGTGTGCGCGCTCGTGGTGCGGCAGGTGTCGATCAAGGTGCGCACGGAGCTCAGCGTCACCCGCGCGGAGCACGACGCGATGGCGCGCGTCCTCGACGACTGCGGGGACCTCCCGCTGCTGTCGTCCGACGACGTGCCGTGGCCGGCGCCCGCGCGCTGA
- a CDS encoding signal peptidase II codes for MTTAPPAARRPRTSRPVVVALAAVVVVVGFVLDQISKRWAVDALGGGRQIELVPTVRFALVYNPGVSFGMGAEVGPLLTVGIIALALGLAVWVGWQIRHRASTLQVLLLTAVLAGALGNLFDRITRAEDGPLSGHVVDFIAVEWFAVFNVADILTVCGMIAWAVTMVFGRDHAADGRHAADGDAAQTDDAAAGDAPTGAGSAPVDRA; via the coding sequence GTGACCACCGCACCCCCCGCCGCACGCCGTCCCCGCACCTCCCGCCCCGTCGTCGTGGCGCTCGCGGCGGTCGTGGTGGTCGTCGGCTTCGTCCTCGACCAGATCAGCAAGCGCTGGGCCGTGGACGCCCTCGGCGGCGGCCGGCAGATCGAGCTCGTCCCGACCGTGCGGTTCGCCCTCGTCTACAACCCCGGCGTCTCCTTCGGCATGGGCGCCGAGGTGGGCCCGCTGCTCACCGTCGGGATCATCGCGCTCGCGCTCGGCCTCGCCGTCTGGGTCGGCTGGCAGATCCGCCACCGCGCCTCGACGCTCCAGGTGCTGCTGCTCACCGCGGTGCTGGCGGGCGCGCTCGGCAACCTCTTCGACCGCATCACGCGGGCCGAGGACGGGCCGCTGTCCGGGCACGTCGTGGACTTCATCGCCGTCGAGTGGTTCGCGGTCTTCAACGTGGCCGACATCCTCACGGTCTGCGGCATGATCGCGTGGGCCGTCACGATGGTCTTCGGCCGGGACCACGCCGCCGACGGACGCCACGCGGCGGACGGGGACGCGGCCCAGACGGACGACGCGGCCGCGGGCGACGCCCCGACCGGCGCGGGATCCGCTCCCGTCGACCGCGCCTGA
- a CDS encoding type 1 glutamine amidotransferase domain-containing protein, whose product MTGESIQGRKVAFLLTDGFEQVELTEPWKAVQEAGGTPVLVSPKSDTVQGLNHIDKADTFDVDVRVADADAADYDGLVLPGGVVNADDIRVDADSVAFAKAFFTAGKPVASICHAPWILIEAGVVDGRRMTSFPTLATDLRNAGAEWVDEEVVVDSGFVTSRNPDDLPAFCAKLVEEIAEGEHDEQHA is encoded by the coding sequence ATGACCGGAGAGAGCATCCAGGGCCGCAAGGTGGCCTTCCTGCTGACGGACGGCTTCGAGCAGGTCGAGCTGACGGAGCCGTGGAAGGCCGTGCAGGAGGCCGGCGGCACCCCCGTGCTGGTGTCCCCGAAGTCGGACACCGTGCAGGGTCTGAACCACATCGACAAGGCCGACACGTTCGACGTGGACGTGCGGGTGGCGGACGCCGACGCAGCTGACTACGACGGCCTCGTGCTGCCCGGCGGCGTCGTGAACGCGGACGACATCCGCGTCGACGCCGACTCGGTCGCCTTCGCGAAGGCCTTCTTCACGGCGGGCAAGCCCGTCGCGTCCATCTGCCACGCGCCGTGGATCCTCATCGAGGCCGGCGTGGTCGACGGCCGCCGCATGACCTCGTTCCCGACGCTGGCCACCGACCTCCGCAACGCGGGCGCCGAGTGGGTCGACGAGGAGGTCGTGGTCGACAGCGGCTTCGTCACGAGCCGCAACCCCGACGACCTGCCCGCGTTCTGCGCGAAGCTCGTCGAGGAGATCGCCGAGGGCGAGCACGACGAGCAGCACGCCTGA
- a CDS encoding adenine phosphoribosyltransferase: MPETPASDLVRSLLLTVPDFPQPGILFRDLTPVLADGPALRAVVDDLVAAGGPVDAVAGVEARGFLLAAAAAYASGVGTLAVRKAGKLPGEVLRETYDLEYGEAAIELHPGQLAPGSRVLLLDDVLATGGTLDAAARLLERAGYEVAGIGVVLELEGLGGRARLAGRDVHAIIAL; this comes from the coding sequence GTGCCCGAGACCCCCGCATCCGACCTCGTCCGCTCCCTGCTGCTCACCGTCCCGGACTTCCCGCAGCCCGGGATCCTGTTCCGCGACCTGACGCCCGTCCTCGCCGACGGCCCCGCCCTCCGCGCCGTGGTCGACGACCTCGTGGCCGCCGGCGGTCCCGTCGACGCGGTCGCCGGCGTCGAGGCGCGCGGCTTCCTGCTCGCCGCGGCCGCGGCCTACGCGTCCGGCGTCGGCACCCTCGCGGTGCGCAAGGCCGGCAAGCTCCCCGGCGAGGTCCTGCGCGAGACGTACGACCTCGAGTACGGCGAGGCCGCCATCGAGCTGCACCCCGGCCAGCTCGCGCCCGGATCCCGCGTGCTGCTCCTCGACGACGTCCTCGCGACCGGCGGCACGCTCGACGCGGCCGCCCGCCTGCTGGAGCGCGCGGGCTACGAGGTCGCCGGCATCGGCGTCGTGCTCGAGCTCGAGGGCCTCGGCGGTCGCGCGAGGCTCGCCGGCCGGGACGTGCACGCGATCATCGCGCTCTGA
- a CDS encoding HelD family protein, with protein sequence MTGTELERERAYVTRLYGRLDAVRAETRDQLVAVRDSPTGGTHQNRSERDAFARIYEDRLQALREVDERLVFGRLEFEAGHLPEDEPRDAAPARAAGDGDPVYRYIGRIGLRDDDLQPLLLDWRVPQASAFYQATAATPLGARARRHLTTRGREVVHVEDEVFDPTLLDEGRTSLQGEGALLAALAAGRTGRMNDIVATIQAEQDRIIRSDLRGVLVVQGGPGTGKTAVALHRAAYLLYSHRDRLASSGVLVVGPSRSFLQYIEAVLPSLGETGVVLASVGQLYPGIDAAAEDAPEVAAVKGGSEMAGLLQRAVRSRQVVPTEAVTLDVNGERIVLEPSLVASALRRAQDSRKPHNEARVVFNKAALGSLAQVLASQMRRNGSALDDSDLAMLREDLRTSYDVKVALNTAWMPLTPEKLVQDLYARPNWLASLTPRWSPEKRALLRRDRDAPFTVADVPLLDEAAELLGEFSAQADASAREREQQRLRDIENAEQAIENMGVGGMVTAERLAEGFAEQAARRTTAERAASDRTWTYGHIVVDEAQELSPMQWRVLLRRCPLRSFTIVGDVAQASSAVGVTSWQDALGPVLGREWRLEELTVNYRTPARIAEAAERMALAHGLPVTRSRAVREGEHPIDTVEVQADEVVAAVVDVVDEEREGGDTGTLAVIARDDRVVELHRALAERFGSAVGIGVGGLGRPIAVLGSQEAKGLEFDVVVIAEPDEVLAHTSRGAAGLYVAMTRPTQRLHIVTSTGFAA encoded by the coding sequence GTGACCGGTACGGAGCTGGAGCGCGAGCGCGCGTACGTCACGCGCCTCTACGGACGACTCGACGCGGTGCGGGCGGAGACCCGGGATCAGCTGGTCGCGGTGCGGGACAGCCCCACCGGGGGCACGCACCAGAACCGGTCCGAGCGCGACGCCTTCGCGCGCATCTACGAGGACCGGCTGCAGGCGCTGCGCGAGGTCGACGAGCGCCTCGTGTTCGGGCGCCTCGAGTTCGAGGCGGGGCACCTGCCGGAGGACGAGCCGCGCGACGCCGCGCCCGCGCGCGCCGCGGGGGACGGCGATCCGGTCTACCGGTACATCGGCCGCATCGGCCTCCGCGACGACGACCTCCAGCCGCTCCTGCTCGACTGGCGCGTGCCCCAGGCGAGCGCCTTCTACCAGGCCACCGCCGCCACCCCGCTCGGCGCCCGCGCCCGCCGCCACCTCACCACGCGCGGCCGCGAGGTCGTGCACGTCGAGGACGAGGTGTTCGACCCCACGCTGCTCGACGAGGGCCGCACCAGCCTCCAGGGCGAGGGCGCGCTGCTCGCCGCGCTCGCCGCGGGGCGCACCGGCCGGATGAACGACATCGTCGCCACCATCCAGGCCGAGCAGGACCGCATCATCCGCTCCGACCTCCGCGGCGTGCTCGTCGTGCAGGGCGGGCCGGGCACGGGCAAGACCGCGGTCGCCCTGCACCGCGCCGCGTACCTCCTCTACTCGCACCGCGACCGGCTCGCGTCCTCGGGCGTGCTCGTGGTGGGGCCGAGCCGCTCCTTCCTCCAGTACATCGAGGCCGTGCTGCCGTCCCTCGGCGAGACGGGTGTCGTGCTCGCGAGCGTCGGCCAGCTCTACCCGGGCATCGACGCCGCCGCCGAGGACGCGCCCGAGGTCGCGGCCGTCAAGGGCGGCTCCGAGATGGCCGGCCTCCTGCAGCGCGCCGTCCGCTCGCGCCAGGTCGTCCCCACCGAGGCCGTCACGCTGGACGTGAACGGCGAGCGCATCGTCCTCGAGCCGTCGCTCGTCGCGAGCGCGCTCCGCCGCGCGCAGGACAGCAGGAAGCCGCACAACGAGGCCCGCGTGGTCTTCAACAAGGCCGCCCTCGGGTCCCTCGCGCAGGTCCTCGCGTCGCAGATGCGCCGCAATGGCAGCGCCCTCGACGACAGCGACCTCGCGATGCTCCGCGAGGACCTCCGCACCTCGTACGACGTGAAGGTCGCGCTCAACACCGCGTGGATGCCGCTCACCCCCGAGAAGCTCGTCCAGGACCTCTACGCCCGGCCGAACTGGCTCGCCTCGCTCACCCCGCGCTGGAGCCCCGAGAAGCGCGCGCTCCTCCGCCGCGACCGCGACGCCCCCTTCACCGTGGCCGACGTGCCGCTGCTCGACGAGGCCGCCGAGCTCCTCGGCGAGTTCAGCGCGCAGGCCGACGCGAGCGCGCGCGAGCGCGAGCAGCAGCGCCTCCGCGACATCGAGAACGCCGAGCAGGCCATCGAGAACATGGGCGTCGGCGGCATGGTCACGGCCGAGCGCCTGGCGGAGGGCTTCGCCGAGCAGGCCGCGCGCCGCACCACCGCCGAGCGCGCCGCATCCGACCGCACCTGGACCTACGGCCACATCGTGGTCGACGAGGCGCAGGAGCTCTCGCCCATGCAGTGGCGCGTGCTCCTCCGCCGCTGCCCCCTGCGCTCGTTCACGATCGTGGGCGACGTCGCGCAGGCCAGCTCCGCCGTCGGCGTCACCAGCTGGCAGGACGCGCTCGGCCCGGTGCTCGGCCGCGAGTGGCGCCTCGAGGAGCTCACCGTCAACTACCGCACGCCCGCGCGGATCGCCGAGGCCGCCGAGCGCATGGCCCTCGCGCACGGCCTCCCGGTCACCCGATCGCGCGCGGTCCGCGAGGGCGAGCACCCCATCGACACGGTGGAGGTCCAGGCCGACGAGGTCGTGGCCGCGGTCGTCGACGTGGTCGACGAGGAGCGGGAGGGCGGCGACACCGGCACGCTCGCGGTCATCGCCCGCGACGACCGCGTCGTGGAGCTGCACCGGGCGCTCGCCGAGCGGTTCGGATCCGCGGTCGGCATCGGCGTGGGCGGCCTCGGCCGGCCCATCGCGGTGCTCGGCTCGCAGGAGGCGAAGGGCCTCGAGTTCGACGTGGTCGTCATCGCGGAGCCCGACGAGGTCCTCGCGCACACGTCCCGCGGCGCGGCCGGCCTCTACGTCGCGATGACGCGGCCCACGCAGCGCCTGCACATCGTCACCTCCACGGGCTTCGCCGCCTGA
- a CDS encoding SMP-30/gluconolactonase/LRE family protein: MSALTSDLRVLRDARAILVESLWWDPAGDVMWNDITAGTLHRSPWTGSVDGSDDTVLELPPPLASFQPADDGGYVAGLGDRIVLVDREGRITRELARVAHAHDGIRMNEGKVDPEGRFVIGSMDVTEGEPDAAVYSIDGSGTLRTLLGGFAVTNGFEWTDGGRTMILTDTSEQTVYRAPYSADGELGDLERWIHGEMSDGLTLDVDGYAWNGVYGGGKVIRWAPDGSKDLEIEVPAPNVTSVAFAGPDLRTLVIGTARENMTEEQLEEHPLSGGVFAIDTAVSGRPVNVFRTVVGGDARA; the protein is encoded by the coding sequence ATGAGCGCCCTCACCTCCGACCTCCGCGTCCTGCGCGACGCCCGCGCGATCCTCGTCGAGAGCCTCTGGTGGGATCCCGCCGGCGACGTGATGTGGAACGACATCACCGCGGGCACGCTGCACCGGAGCCCGTGGACCGGCTCGGTCGACGGATCCGACGACACGGTGCTCGAGCTGCCGCCGCCGCTCGCGTCCTTCCAGCCGGCCGACGACGGCGGGTACGTCGCCGGGCTCGGCGACCGGATCGTGCTCGTCGACCGGGAGGGCCGGATCACGCGCGAGCTCGCGCGCGTCGCGCACGCGCACGACGGCATCCGGATGAACGAGGGCAAGGTCGATCCGGAGGGCCGCTTCGTCATCGGCTCCATGGACGTCACCGAGGGCGAGCCGGACGCGGCCGTCTACTCGATCGACGGATCCGGCACCCTGCGCACGCTCCTCGGCGGCTTCGCCGTCACCAACGGCTTCGAATGGACCGACGGCGGTCGCACCATGATCCTCACCGACACGTCGGAGCAGACCGTCTACCGGGCGCCCTACTCGGCCGACGGCGAGCTCGGCGACCTCGAGCGCTGGATCCACGGCGAGATGAGCGACGGCCTCACCCTCGACGTCGACGGCTACGCGTGGAACGGCGTCTACGGCGGCGGCAAGGTGATCCGCTGGGCGCCCGACGGCTCGAAGGACCTCGAGATCGAGGTGCCCGCGCCGAACGTGACGTCGGTCGCGTTCGCCGGGCCCGACCTCCGGACCCTCGTCATCGGCACCGCGCGGGAGAACATGACGGAGGAGCAGCTCGAGGAACACCCGCTCTCGGGCGGCGTCTTCGCGATCGACACGGCCGTCTCCGGACGACCCGTGAACGTCTTCCGCACCGTGGTCGGCGGCGACGCACGCGCGTAG
- a CDS encoding aldo/keto reductase, giving the protein MTTIPTLELSDGNRIPAIGLGTYGLNDDAGAELVSGAIGAGYRLLDTALNYGNEAAVGEGMRRSGVPREELFLTTKLPGRHHGYEETLASFEESRASLGVDHVDLYLIHWPNPSVDKYVDSWRAFIELKERGLVRSIGVSNFTPAHLQRLEDETGVLPVVNQVELHPTFAQAELRAEHARRGIVTESWSPFGTREQLMKDPHVVAAAEAHGVTPAQAVLRWHVQSGALPIPRSTDPERQRTNLDVFGFELTEEEVRLIGSGPQSRLWDGDPDTHEEM; this is encoded by the coding sequence ATGACCACGATCCCCACACTGGAACTGTCCGACGGGAACCGCATCCCCGCCATCGGCCTCGGCACGTACGGGTTGAACGACGACGCGGGCGCCGAGCTCGTGTCCGGCGCGATCGGCGCCGGGTACCGCCTGCTCGACACGGCCCTCAACTACGGCAACGAGGCCGCGGTGGGCGAGGGCATGCGCCGCTCCGGCGTCCCGCGCGAGGAGCTCTTCCTCACCACCAAGCTGCCCGGCCGCCACCACGGCTACGAGGAGACGCTCGCGTCCTTCGAGGAGTCGCGCGCGTCGCTCGGCGTGGACCACGTGGATCTGTACCTCATCCACTGGCCGAACCCGAGCGTGGACAAGTACGTCGACAGCTGGCGCGCGTTCATCGAGCTGAAGGAGCGCGGCCTCGTCCGCTCGATCGGCGTCTCGAACTTCACGCCCGCGCACCTGCAGCGCCTCGAGGACGAGACGGGCGTGCTGCCGGTCGTCAACCAGGTCGAGCTGCACCCGACCTTCGCGCAGGCCGAGCTCCGCGCGGAGCACGCGCGCCGCGGCATCGTCACCGAGAGCTGGTCGCCGTTCGGCACGCGCGAGCAGCTGATGAAGGACCCGCACGTGGTGGCGGCTGCGGAGGCGCACGGCGTGACCCCCGCGCAGGCGGTCCTCCGCTGGCACGTCCAGTCGGGCGCGCTGCCCATCCCGCGGTCGACGGATCCCGAGCGCCAGCGCACCAACCTCGACGTCTTCGGATTCGAGCTCACCGAGGAGGAGGTGCGCCTGATCGGATCCGGACCGCAGTCGCGCCTCTGGGACGGCGACCCGGACACGCACGAGGAGATGTAG
- a CDS encoding DASS family sodium-coupled anion symporter, with protein MTPPPADPGPSSAPGTGTDPAPGGPARDDADPAPGGVASVADEPAAPEAPGAPAAAAPAAAARAARRTRAIQVVVIVAVAIGIALVPPPAGVDPRGMHMAGIFVGTVLALILQPLPTAPVALVGLAVAMLTGTMTTDGEALVGFANPTIWLIVASFFIADGFLVTGLGRRIALAFVSRLGGSSLGLAYGMALTDLVLAPATPSNTARAGGVVYPIVASLSRVQGSTPESDASRRRLGSYLALTSVQVNTVTSAMFVTAMAGNPVAQKAAADLGIEVTWGGWALAALVPGLLSLVVVPWAMARVYPPTLTRTPEAPAHAREELRGLGPLSGHERIMAATFVLLLVLWCGGSLLGIPATAAAFGGIAVLLVTGVLKWSHLAANASAWSTLIFFAVLVGMADQLDALGVIDLVGGAVSGSVGGLPWPWAFAVLALVYFFSHYLFASNTAHIVAMYAVFLGAAVATGTPPLFAALVLGFIGNLFGGISHYASGPSGVVFGSGYVTTREWFRVGFVMAVVLIVIWGVVGTAWMGVLGLLS; from the coding sequence ATGACCCCTCCTCCCGCAGACCCCGGCCCCTCGTCCGCCCCCGGAACCGGCACGGATCCGGCGCCAGGGGGTCCGGCGCGCGACGACGCGGATCCCGCGCCCGGCGGCGTGGCCTCGGTCGCCGACGAGCCGGCGGCGCCCGAGGCACCCGGCGCACCGGCCGCCGCGGCGCCCGCGGCCGCCGCCCGCGCCGCGCGCCGCACGCGCGCGATCCAGGTGGTCGTCATCGTCGCCGTCGCGATCGGCATCGCGCTCGTCCCGCCGCCCGCGGGCGTCGACCCCCGCGGCATGCACATGGCCGGGATCTTCGTCGGCACGGTGCTCGCGCTCATCCTGCAGCCGCTGCCCACCGCGCCCGTCGCGCTGGTCGGCCTCGCGGTCGCGATGCTCACGGGCACCATGACCACCGACGGCGAGGCGCTCGTCGGCTTCGCCAACCCCACGATCTGGCTCATCGTCGCCTCGTTCTTCATCGCCGACGGCTTCCTCGTCACGGGCCTCGGCCGCCGGATCGCGCTCGCGTTCGTGTCGCGCCTCGGCGGATCCAGCCTCGGCCTCGCGTACGGCATGGCGCTCACCGACCTCGTGCTCGCGCCGGCGACGCCGTCGAACACCGCGCGGGCGGGCGGCGTCGTGTACCCGATCGTCGCGTCGCTCAGCCGGGTGCAGGGGTCCACCCCGGAGTCCGACGCGTCGCGCCGCCGGCTCGGCTCCTACCTCGCGCTCACGAGCGTGCAGGTCAACACGGTCACGTCGGCGATGTTCGTCACGGCGATGGCCGGCAACCCCGTCGCGCAGAAGGCCGCCGCCGACCTCGGCATCGAGGTCACCTGGGGCGGCTGGGCGCTGGCGGCGCTCGTGCCCGGGCTCCTCAGCCTCGTGGTCGTGCCGTGGGCGATGGCGCGCGTCTACCCGCCCACGCTCACCCGCACGCCCGAGGCGCCGGCCCACGCGCGCGAGGAGCTGCGCGGGCTCGGCCCGCTCTCCGGACACGAGCGCATCATGGCGGCGACCTTCGTGCTGCTGCTCGTGCTCTGGTGCGGCGGATCCCTGCTCGGCATCCCCGCGACGGCCGCGGCCTTCGGCGGCATCGCCGTGCTGCTCGTCACGGGCGTCCTCAAGTGGTCGCACCTCGCGGCGAACGCGTCCGCCTGGTCGACGCTCATCTTCTTCGCGGTGCTCGTCGGCATGGCCGACCAGCTCGACGCGCTCGGCGTCATCGACCTCGTGGGCGGCGCCGTCTCCGGATCCGTCGGCGGCCTGCCCTGGCCGTGGGCCTTCGCGGTGCTCGCGCTCGTGTACTTCTTCTCGCACTACCTGTTCGCGTCGAACACGGCGCACATCGTCGCGATGTACGCGGTCTTCCTCGGCGCCGCGGTCGCGACCGGCACGCCGCCGCTGTTCGCCGCGCTCGTGCTGGGCTTCATCGGCAACCTCTTCGGCGGCATCTCGCACTACGCGTCGGGGCCGTCCGGCGTGGTCTTCGGATCCGGCTACGTCACGACGAGGGAGTGGTTCCGCGTCGGGTTCGTGATGGCCGTGGTGCTCATCGTCATCTGGGGCGTCGTCGGCACGGCGTGGATGGGCGTGCTCGGCCTGCTCTCCTGA
- a CDS encoding cobalamin-independent methionine synthase II family protein gives MPDSPDRILTSHAGSLPRTDALIAANAARAEAREIAATRPDADGGGPDAPPADDLDDVLADAVDGLVARQREVGIALPGDGEYGKAMSSAIDYGAWWSYSFQRLSGLELVPGGPFSSEPVRSSPGHVRLTTFPDRRDWTTFADAYRDPSSGITVGDAPLDFPSATGPVSYTGHQAIQADIAHLKHALDANGYEQGFITSLSPGSASRIGNLHYATEEEFIWACADAMREEYVAILDAGLVLQIDDPSIAENWDQINPEPSVEDYLAFTRIRVEALNHALRGLPQERIRFHLCWGSWHGPHTTDIEFRHIVRTMLDIDAGAYSFEGANARHEHEWRVWEDVELPDGKVIVPGVVGHATNVVEHPELVADRIERYARLVGRERVVASTDCGLGGRIHPQIAWAKLESLAQGAEIATRRLWR, from the coding sequence ATGCCCGACAGCCCAGACCGGATCCTGACGTCCCACGCCGGCAGCCTGCCCCGGACGGACGCGCTCATCGCCGCCAACGCGGCGCGCGCCGAAGCCCGGGAGATCGCCGCCACGCGGCCGGACGCCGATGGCGGCGGCCCGGACGCCCCACCCGCCGACGACCTCGACGACGTCCTCGCCGACGCGGTCGACGGCCTCGTCGCCCGCCAGCGCGAGGTGGGGATCGCCCTCCCGGGCGACGGCGAGTACGGCAAGGCCATGTCGAGCGCGATCGACTACGGCGCCTGGTGGTCGTACTCGTTCCAGCGGCTCAGCGGCCTGGAGCTCGTGCCCGGCGGGCCGTTCTCCTCGGAGCCCGTGCGCAGCTCCCCCGGCCACGTGCGGCTGACGACCTTCCCCGACCGCCGCGACTGGACGACCTTCGCCGACGCCTACCGGGATCCGTCGAGCGGCATCACGGTCGGCGACGCCCCCCTCGACTTCCCGAGCGCCACCGGGCCCGTCTCCTACACGGGGCACCAGGCGATCCAGGCCGACATCGCGCACCTGAAGCACGCGCTCGACGCGAACGGGTACGAGCAGGGCTTCATCACGTCCCTCTCCCCCGGCAGCGCGTCGCGCATCGGGAACCTGCACTACGCGACCGAGGAGGAGTTCATCTGGGCGTGCGCGGACGCGATGCGCGAGGAGTACGTCGCGATCCTCGACGCGGGGCTCGTGCTGCAGATCGACGACCCGTCCATCGCGGAGAACTGGGACCAGATCAACCCGGAGCCGAGCGTGGAGGACTACCTGGCGTTCACGCGGATCCGGGTCGAGGCGCTCAACCACGCGCTGCGCGGGCTGCCGCAGGAGAGGATCCGCTTCCACCTCTGCTGGGGCTCCTGGCACGGACCGCACACGACCGACATCGAGTTCCGGCACATCGTGCGGACGATGCTCGACATCGACGCGGGCGCGTACTCGTTCGAGGGCGCCAACGCGCGGCACGAGCACGAGTGGCGCGTGTGGGAGGACGTGGAGCTGCCCGACGGGAAGGTCATCGTGCCGGGCGTGGTGGGGCACGCGACCAACGTGGTCGAGCACCCGGAGCTCGTGGCCGACCGGATCGAGCGCTACGCGCGGCTCGTGGGGCGCGAGCGCGTGGTCGCGTCGACGGACTGCGGGCTCGGCGGGCGGATCCACCCGCAGATCGCGTGGGCGAAGCTGGAGAGCCTGGCGCAGGGCGCGGAGATCGCGACCCGGCGGCTCTGGCGCTGA